Part of the Arachis hypogaea cultivar Tifrunner chromosome 6, arahy.Tifrunner.gnm2.J5K5, whole genome shotgun sequence genome, AGTGACGGACCTAGAAAATTATAATAGTGGGGGCAAAAATAATAtcaatatatttagatatttaaattttggagtatattagttaatcaaaattttaatgaatataattaacacattaaaaaacatattaatttatatatttttttctcatttcaaTATTTTGGCACATTATTGCGTGATACATTTATTATTAATACCAATGCTATTTCATATTtgtcaaattatatttttattgattattttttatgtaaaacaaAAGATATTATAGTTCAATAATTAAAGAATCTATGAGAAATATAATTcgaattaactaattttaaatttttatcaaaattgtGTGAGAGataaaaaaatgagagaaaaataaaaatttaaatcaaacaattaTAATTCTCTTTGTATATAAGTATAGATAAGATAATATCTCTTTTTATATTATgcaaatattcaaataatttgttagtatttaattacaaaattgacattttttaatatttatggtAAAAAGTTTtcgacaaaaataattattatatgtaaGAGTAAgaccaaaattaaattaaattaaattaaataataaaaataaataagtaactaatatatataaactactaaatactaataatctcatttatatttaaaaagttatatttGACTTTAGATAATTagctaattaaattattattatttttgttattatttgttttaaatatatatgatataataatttttatcattgtattaatatttaataacaattttttcttacacaattttttttaaagtataggaGACAAATGAATTATAACAATAAAGGCaattatctatatacatatatatttactATAACAATGAGGgcaatttttttctataaacttAATGGGGGCAACTGACCCCACACAAACAAACGTGGGTCCGTTCCTGCCATCAGCACTAGAATTACTCAACGATTTCAAAGTCTCCTCAGTATGCCCTTCAAACCCTGTGACATGTGCTGATGCATAACCAACATCATTCCAAACTTGTTCCTTGCTCAACCCTCTCTGCAAGGTATCAATGATTTCCATTGATATCATCCTTATCGTCATACTCTCAGGGTGTATGGCAGGCAAGATCTTTCCCTTGAAACTCGCCTTCAGTTTCTCGAATTCAGCCTCCCCAAGTTGCCTCACCATGGCTTTAGATAACAAAATCCAGTGGCTTCTCTTGGTATATGGAACTGTCTCTAAATTCCCAAAATACATAGTTATGAATATAGCTGACCCAACCAACACAACAGTGAATACATGTCTAGCATTCATCATACATAGGAAGTGCAAGatagttttacatgtgcattcaaATTAAACTCTAAGTGTAAATGAATTATAGTTTAAATGACATAATCTTTTCATACTCACAGTAGATTCtagtctttttatttttagtaaaaaaataaactttAAGTAATAAATGTatgaaaaaatttcattttttttctttttagaaatGTTAAAATGACATTCTTAtcctttttatttgtaaaatatacatctccttcttttataatttttaaaaaatttcatctttaattcattttaaattttttgtattaaccaatgttaactttatttatttttaaaaaaaaagttatttttttataaaaatatctttttagtaaaaattttatttttttgtcattaaattttgtttatcaaaataattttttattaactataattgttaacgaaaatattggtaaaattataatttaataattaaaaaattattgaacggtattttagaaaaaaaataatttaattattaaatttttaaaaatattttgataaaaatataatttaattaataaaaaataatttattaaagaattggactggaagtgagtcaagttaGCTCAAGCTTGACTCGTTAATAGTTCAATAAGCTGAGCTCATGAGTT contains:
- the LOC112754184 gene encoding mitochondrial metalloendopeptidase OMA1-like, producing MMNARHVFTVVLVGSAIFITMYFGNLETVPYTKRSHWILLSKAMVRQLGEAEFEKLKASFKGKILPAIHPESMTIRMISMEIIDTLQRGLSKEQVWNDVGYASAHVTGFEGHTEETLKSLSPSLADGKAESGWHKEDEILDDSWVQQSRKKGPATSHLDGLNWEVLVVNDSVVNAILLPGGWKWKLITLACS